The following coding sequences lie in one Paenibacillus durus ATCC 35681 genomic window:
- a CDS encoding SpoVR family protein gives MIDQEAEQLEEAAERLTELALENGLDFFPMRYQVCPAEVLYSIGAYGMPTRFTHWSFGKAYQRMKTEYDHGLSKIYELVINSDPCYAFLLDSNTLLQNKLIVAHVLGHSDFFKNNAMFAGTDRQMVERMAVFADRIERFSHEYGSDEVEAFLDAGIAIQEHVDPFVRFGRAEGFREADGGVKDVIGYIAGHSRYLEEWQREILYMLRAEMLYFWPQMETKIMNEGWASYWHLKLVRELDLSDSEIVEFAKMNAGVIQPSPGRINPYYLGLMMLRHIEKKEGLKALFEIRETESDVSFIRNYLTKELAEEMDLFVFKQEERVYKVTAKDVAEIKDNLIRSRTNGGFPYLTVKDDDLHGRGELLLDNRYEGLELDRKYVERTLPLVHRLWGRNVHLRTVVDGQEKTYVYDGKQLAG, from the coding sequence ATGATCGATCAAGAGGCGGAACAGCTGGAAGAAGCGGCGGAGCGCTTGACGGAGCTTGCGCTGGAGAATGGGCTCGATTTCTTTCCGATGCGCTATCAGGTATGCCCGGCCGAGGTGCTGTACTCCATCGGCGCATACGGCATGCCGACCCGGTTCACGCATTGGAGCTTCGGTAAAGCCTACCAGCGAATGAAGACGGAATACGACCATGGCCTGAGCAAAATTTACGAGCTGGTAATTAACTCCGATCCCTGCTATGCGTTTCTGCTGGACAGTAATACGCTGCTGCAGAACAAGCTGATTGTGGCGCATGTGCTGGGGCACAGCGATTTCTTCAAAAATAACGCCATGTTCGCAGGCACCGACCGGCAGATGGTTGAACGCATGGCTGTATTCGCCGACCGCATCGAGCGGTTCAGCCATGAATACGGCTCGGATGAAGTCGAAGCCTTTCTGGATGCGGGCATCGCCATTCAGGAGCATGTTGATCCATTCGTGCGGTTCGGCCGAGCCGAAGGCTTCCGGGAAGCGGACGGCGGAGTGAAGGATGTGATCGGCTATATCGCGGGGCACAGCCGGTATCTGGAGGAATGGCAGAGGGAAATTCTGTATATGCTCCGCGCTGAAATGCTCTATTTCTGGCCGCAGATGGAGACGAAGATTATGAACGAGGGCTGGGCCAGCTACTGGCATCTGAAGCTCGTCCGCGAGCTTGACCTCAGCGACTCAGAAATTGTTGAGTTTGCCAAAATGAATGCAGGCGTCATCCAGCCTTCCCCAGGACGGATCAACCCGTACTATCTGGGCCTCATGATGTTGCGGCATATCGAGAAAAAGGAAGGGCTTAAAGCGCTTTTTGAAATCCGGGAGACGGAGTCGGACGTATCATTCATCCGCAACTATCTGACGAAAGAGCTGGCGGAAGAGATGGATCTCTTCGTCTTCAAGCAGGAGGAGCGGGTATACAAAGTAACGGCCAAGGACGTCGCCGAAATCAAGGATAATCTGATCCGTTCGCGGACCAACGGCGGCTTCCCCTACTTGACGGTCAAGGACGACGACCTGCACGGCCGGGGCGAGCTGCTGCTCGACAACCGGTATGAAGGACTGGAGCTTGACCGGAAATATGTTGAACGCACCCTTCCGCTCGTTCACCGGCTGTGGGGCCGGAACGTGCATTTGCGGACTGTTGTGGACGGACAGGAAAAGACGTATGTATACGACGGCAAGCAGCTCGCGGGATAA
- a CDS encoding DUF444 family protein, with translation MDKRLFVIARDDWSLHRKGEIDQERHKRKVKEAIRENLADLVSEESIIMPQGDKVIKVPIRSLDEPKFRYNTQDKPQVGQGQGGTQVGDIIGRAGEGDAAGPGKGREAGDQPGADYYEAELTIDELAELVFEDLKLPKLKPKAAPDLTVEDVRFEDVRKQGMISNVDKKRTLFEAIKRQALSGGLPGAAGAAAWLESGDDYGGYDADAGSGNAGAVPAPGTNDLAGTAARLGLTLGLHSAESAGYIPDSGASVPVLGPIIGDDLRFKTWEDIRKPQSSAVVLAMMDTSGSMGSFEKYVARSFFFWMVRFLRTKYENVQIRFLSHCTEAKEVDEDSFFRKGESGGTKCSSVYELALAILDADYPPGQFNAYAFHFSDGDNLDSDNPVTVKLAGDLLEKVNMLGYGEIRQHIYGSKRLWESLASLNSPAFVQAILKEKEDVFKTLKAFFGDEVAAS, from the coding sequence ATGGACAAGCGATTGTTCGTGATCGCGCGCGACGACTGGTCGCTGCACCGCAAGGGAGAAATCGACCAGGAGCGTCACAAGCGCAAAGTAAAGGAAGCGATTCGTGAAAATCTCGCCGACCTTGTCAGCGAAGAGTCGATTATCATGCCCCAGGGCGATAAAGTGATCAAGGTTCCGATCCGCAGCCTGGATGAGCCGAAGTTCCGCTACAATACCCAGGACAAGCCGCAGGTTGGACAGGGGCAGGGCGGCACGCAAGTCGGCGATATTATCGGCAGAGCCGGAGAAGGCGATGCGGCGGGGCCGGGCAAGGGACGCGAAGCGGGCGATCAGCCGGGGGCCGATTATTATGAAGCGGAGCTGACGATTGACGAACTCGCCGAGCTCGTGTTCGAGGATTTGAAGCTGCCGAAGCTGAAGCCTAAGGCTGCTCCCGACCTGACCGTCGAAGACGTCCGGTTCGAGGACGTTCGCAAGCAGGGCATGATCTCGAATGTTGACAAAAAGCGCACGCTGTTCGAAGCGATCAAGCGTCAGGCGCTAAGCGGCGGACTGCCAGGAGCGGCAGGTGCGGCGGCGTGGTTGGAATCCGGCGACGATTACGGCGGCTATGACGCGGACGCCGGGAGCGGGAATGCCGGAGCCGTTCCGGCTCCGGGTACGAATGATCTCGCCGGAACGGCGGCGCGGCTCGGACTAACTCTTGGACTGCACTCGGCGGAAAGCGCCGGTTACATCCCGGACTCCGGCGCGTCAGTCCCGGTCCTTGGCCCGATTATCGGCGACGATCTGCGGTTCAAGACATGGGAGGATATCCGAAAACCCCAGTCTTCGGCCGTTGTGCTCGCCATGATGGATACGTCGGGCTCAATGGGCAGCTTCGAGAAGTACGTGGCCCGCAGCTTTTTCTTCTGGATGGTCCGCTTCCTGCGGACGAAGTACGAGAATGTGCAGATCCGGTTCCTGTCTCACTGCACAGAGGCGAAAGAAGTGGACGAGGATTCCTTCTTCCGCAAAGGAGAGAGCGGCGGAACGAAATGTTCCTCGGTATATGAACTTGCGCTTGCGATTCTGGATGCGGACTATCCCCCGGGCCAGTTTAACGCCTACGCCTTCCACTTCTCGGACGGGGATAATCTTGACAGCGATAATCCCGTAACCGTGAAGCTGGCGGGCGATCTGCTGGAGAAGGTCAACATGCTGGGCTACGGTGAAATCCGGCAGCATATCTACGGCAGCAAGCGGCTCTGGGAATCGCTCGCGAGCCTGAATTCCCCCGCCTTTGTCCAGGCGATTCTGAAGGAAAAGGAAGATGTGTTCAAGACGCTGAAGGCGTTCTTCGGCGACGAGGTGGCGGCAAGTTAA
- a CDS encoding PrkA family serine protein kinase produces MTFLEKLLTYRDKENDLFWEGSFLDYLQLVRENPRIAGTAHELVYRMIEAAGITELGDGRREYAFFSGTLFGLEDAIQLLVEEYFRPSAQRLDVRKRLLLLMGPVSGGKSTLVTLLKNGLESFTRTPEGALYAIKGCPMQEEPLHLIPRELREEFRKEYGVHIEGDLCPVCRMRLESEYGGRIEEMPVVRVLFSESDRTGIGTFAPSDPKSQDIADLTGSIDFSTITRYGSESDPRAYRFDGELNKANRGLMEFQEILKCDEKFLWNLLSLTQEGNFKAGRFALISADELIIAHTNETEYRAFISNKKNEALHSRMIVMRIPYNLKASQEERIYRKLVDASGLNNQVHLAPGALFAASVFTVMSRLKEPRKPGIDLVKKMYLYDGVEVDGVKKGDVDELRREHPDEGMSGVDPRYVINRISSALIKGGKSCINALDVLRSLKEGLDQHPSISKEERERLMNLITQARKEYDHKAKTEVQRAFVYSFEESAHTMLNNYLDNVEAYCSGHKIKDPLTSEEHDPDEKLMRSIEEQIGVTENQKRAFREEILIKISSFARRGRQFEYTSHEPLKDAIEKKLFADLKDVIKITTSTINPDESQLKRMNEVSRRLIDHHGYCATCANELMKYVGSLLNR; encoded by the coding sequence ATGACGTTCTTGGAAAAATTACTAACGTATCGGGACAAGGAGAATGATCTCTTCTGGGAAGGCTCCTTTCTCGATTACCTGCAGCTTGTTAGAGAGAATCCGCGAATCGCCGGGACAGCGCACGAACTGGTCTACCGGATGATCGAGGCGGCAGGTATAACCGAGCTGGGGGATGGCCGGCGGGAGTACGCTTTTTTCAGCGGAACCCTGTTCGGACTTGAGGATGCCATTCAGCTGCTCGTGGAAGAATATTTCCGGCCTTCGGCCCAGCGGCTTGATGTCCGCAAGCGTCTATTACTCCTGATGGGTCCGGTCAGCGGCGGTAAATCAACACTCGTCACCCTGCTGAAGAACGGTCTCGAATCTTTTACACGCACGCCGGAAGGCGCGCTCTACGCCATTAAAGGCTGCCCGATGCAAGAGGAACCTCTTCATCTTATCCCCCGCGAGCTGCGCGAGGAATTCCGCAAGGAGTACGGGGTGCATATCGAAGGCGATCTCTGCCCGGTCTGCCGGATGAGGCTCGAGAGTGAATACGGAGGCCGGATTGAGGAAATGCCCGTTGTCAGGGTTCTGTTCTCGGAGAGCGACCGGACAGGAATCGGAACCTTCGCTCCGTCGGACCCCAAATCACAGGATATTGCCGATCTGACGGGCAGCATTGATTTTTCAACCATTACCCGTTATGGCTCCGAATCCGACCCCAGGGCCTACCGTTTTGACGGCGAACTTAACAAGGCCAACCGCGGCCTGATGGAATTTCAAGAAATTCTGAAATGCGATGAAAAGTTTCTGTGGAATTTGCTTTCATTGACGCAGGAAGGCAATTTTAAAGCTGGACGATTTGCGCTCATCTCCGCCGACGAACTGATCATAGCCCATACGAACGAAACCGAATACCGCGCATTTATCTCCAATAAGAAGAATGAAGCCCTCCACTCCCGCATGATTGTCATGCGTATACCCTATAATCTGAAAGCCAGCCAGGAAGAACGGATTTACCGCAAGCTCGTTGACGCCTCGGGCCTGAACAATCAGGTGCATCTGGCGCCCGGAGCGCTCTTTGCCGCCTCTGTCTTCACTGTGATGTCCCGTCTCAAAGAACCAAGAAAGCCCGGCATTGATCTTGTCAAAAAAATGTATCTCTACGACGGCGTCGAAGTCGACGGCGTGAAGAAGGGCGATGTGGACGAGCTGCGGCGGGAGCATCCCGACGAGGGCATGTCCGGGGTCGATCCCCGTTATGTCATCAACCGCATTTCCAGCGCACTGATCAAAGGCGGTAAGTCCTGCATCAACGCCCTGGATGTGCTTCGCTCCCTCAAGGAGGGGCTCGACCAGCATCCTTCGATCTCCAAAGAAGAACGCGAGCGGCTGATGAATCTGATTACGCAGGCCCGCAAGGAATACGATCATAAAGCGAAGACCGAGGTGCAGCGCGCTTTTGTCTACTCGTTCGAGGAATCGGCTCACACGATGCTCAACAATTATCTGGACAATGTCGAGGCCTACTGCAGCGGTCATAAGATCAAGGACCCGCTCACCTCTGAAGAGCATGATCCGGACGAGAAGCTGATGCGCTCCATTGAAGAGCAGATTGGCGTGACCGAGAACCAGAAGCGGGCGTTCCGCGAAGAAATTCTGATCAAAATCTCGTCATTCGCGCGCCGCGGCCGGCAGTTTGAGTACACCTCGCATGAGCCGCTTAAAGATGCCATTGAGAAGAAGCTGTTCGCCGATCTGAAAGACGTCATCAAAATTACAACCTCGACGATCAACCCGGACGAGAGCCAGCTCAAGCGCATGAACGAGGTCTCGCGGCGCCTGATCGACCATCACGGCTACTGCGCCACTTGCGCCAATGAGCTGATGAAGTACGTGGGCAGTCTGCTGAATCGATAA
- the modD gene encoding ModD protein produces the protein MIYISDEAIDRMIGEDVPYVDLTTWALDIGGSPGTIEYFSREHAVLCGTEEVLRMFAKLGVTPVFSLPSGTRVEPGQVYLSGKGTAHSLHMAWKVTQNLLECCSGIATKTRRIVDKVKSVNPNVSVVSTRKSFPGTKAMSVKAILCGGAAPHRLGLSETVLVFKEHASFCGGPDAFVERIGELKSKVPEKKLVVETDSIEYGLRLCRAGVDCLQFDKLPPDVLLAGSAELRAANPNVVLLAAGGIDEHNAEAYAASGVDVLVTTSLFFAKPLDMSVRLVPGGE, from the coding sequence ATGATTTACATTTCCGATGAAGCGATCGACCGGATGATCGGGGAGGATGTTCCGTACGTCGATCTGACGACCTGGGCGCTGGACATTGGCGGATCGCCGGGAACCATCGAGTACTTCTCCAGAGAACATGCGGTGCTGTGCGGAACTGAGGAGGTGCTGCGCATGTTCGCCAAACTGGGGGTGACCCCGGTATTCAGCCTTCCGTCGGGAACGAGAGTTGAGCCCGGGCAGGTATATCTGTCAGGCAAAGGCACAGCCCATTCGCTGCATATGGCCTGGAAAGTGACGCAAAATTTGCTGGAATGCTGCTCCGGCATTGCAACCAAGACAAGACGGATTGTGGACAAGGTGAAGTCGGTCAATCCGAACGTTTCCGTGGTGAGCACGAGAAAAAGCTTTCCCGGCACTAAGGCGATGAGCGTCAAAGCGATTCTATGCGGCGGGGCCGCACCCCATCGCCTGGGACTGTCCGAGACGGTGCTGGTCTTCAAGGAGCACGCAAGCTTCTGCGGCGGACCGGATGCTTTCGTTGAGCGGATCGGTGAGCTGAAGTCCAAGGTCCCGGAGAAGAAGCTGGTCGTCGAGACGGATTCCATAGAATACGGCCTGCGTCTGTGCCGTGCCGGGGTAGACTGCCTGCAATTTGATAAGCTGCCGCCGGATGTGCTGCTTGCGGGAAGCGCGGAGCTTCGGGCCGCAAATCCGAATGTGGTGCTGCTGGCGGCAGGAGGCATCGATGAGCATAATGCTGAAGCTTACGCGGCTTCCGGCGTCGATGTGCTGGTGACCACGAGCCTGTTCTTCGCGAAGCCGCTCGATATGAGCGTCCGGCTGGTGCCGGGCGGGGAGTGA
- a CDS encoding type IV toxin-antitoxin system AbiEi family antitoxin domain-containing protein yields the protein MSNTENIDFNYIKKGFLNVFKQLGLHEEEFFNLVRRYPNINKLDDLIEAIKTECESKKEAAIYPDIIELFRNYNGIVNTNILKENQINYYQLNKLEALGKIVKLKRGLYALKDINYMVDEIVEAALLVPKGIICLYSALAHHELTTYTPSEYNFAVSRKERKPALPDYPPIRIFSYDDDTFDIGIKKIEKDGHVIKIYDMERTICDTVKYRNKLDANVVKESLNNYSNSRKRNYTQLLKYAEKLRVKSILNNYLEVL from the coding sequence GTGTCTAACACGGAAAATATAGATTTTAATTATATAAAAAAGGGTTTTTTGAATGTTTTTAAACAGCTGGGCTTACACGAAGAAGAATTTTTCAATCTGGTTCGTCGTTATCCCAATATCAATAAACTGGACGATCTTATAGAAGCTATTAAAACTGAATGCGAAAGTAAGAAAGAGGCGGCAATCTATCCGGATATCATAGAGCTGTTTAGGAACTATAATGGGATTGTCAATACGAACATTCTTAAAGAAAATCAGATAAATTACTATCAGCTCAACAAGCTTGAAGCATTGGGTAAGATTGTTAAACTTAAACGTGGACTCTATGCTCTTAAAGATATCAATTACATGGTTGATGAGATTGTAGAAGCCGCTCTTCTTGTACCTAAAGGTATTATATGTCTTTACTCAGCCCTTGCCCATCATGAACTGACTACTTATACTCCGAGTGAATACAATTTTGCAGTATCCCGAAAAGAGAGAAAACCTGCTCTTCCAGACTATCCGCCGATCCGGATATTTTCTTATGATGACGATACTTTTGACATCGGGATTAAAAAGATAGAGAAGGATGGTCATGTTATAAAAATATACGATATGGAGCGAACAATCTGTGACACTGTAAAATACAGGAACAAACTTGATGCCAATGTCGTTAAGGAAAGTTTGAATAACTACTCTAACAGCAGGAAGAGGAATTATACCCAACTACTTAAATATGCGGAGAAGTTGAGAGTAAAGTCTATCCTGAATAATTACCTTGAGGTGTTATAG
- a CDS encoding nucleotidyl transferase AbiEii/AbiGii toxin family protein yields MVTNVTASVIDKLKNVARANKKAFNVISILFYQERFLKRLSMSNYKDNFILKGGLYLYSVTQFKSRPTRDMDFSGRRMNNDASVLVNIVTAICQLHPGDAEDGIVFHTDQIVSEIIKEDAEYEGVRIKIPCSLGKMREVLQLDIGFGDVIVPSPQTTDFPVLLSSMERPEILVYTNDSVIAEKFEAMISLSLANSRMKDFFDIYTLARTTPFEGLRLYEAVSETFKRRATPTEREHVIFTAEFYRDRRRVSMWDAFIRNLYLDYSPTFQEVMELIHTFLKPIYDHVLDENEYFGDWDRQSLSWNSSQTAAL; encoded by the coding sequence ATGGTCACAAATGTTACTGCTTCAGTCATTGACAAACTAAAGAACGTTGCCAGAGCTAATAAAAAAGCGTTCAACGTCATCTCCATCCTTTTCTACCAGGAGCGTTTCCTAAAACGATTATCGATGTCCAATTATAAGGATAATTTTATCCTTAAGGGTGGATTATACTTATATTCCGTAACACAGTTCAAATCCAGGCCAACGAGAGATATGGATTTCTCAGGCCGTAGAATGAACAATGATGCCTCTGTATTGGTCAATATCGTTACTGCTATATGCCAGTTGCACCCTGGCGATGCTGAGGACGGCATTGTTTTTCATACGGATCAAATTGTTTCCGAAATCATTAAAGAAGATGCAGAATATGAAGGCGTACGGATAAAGATACCTTGCTCGCTTGGAAAAATGAGGGAAGTGTTGCAGCTCGATATTGGTTTTGGAGATGTGATAGTACCAAGTCCACAAACGACAGACTTCCCTGTTCTCTTATCTAGCATGGAGAGGCCGGAAATCTTGGTATACACGAACGATTCCGTCATTGCAGAAAAATTTGAAGCCATGATATCTCTTTCCCTGGCGAACAGTCGGATGAAGGATTTTTTTGATATCTACACATTGGCTCGCACAACCCCATTTGAAGGGCTTCGCTTGTACGAAGCCGTGTCTGAGACATTTAAGCGAAGGGCAACCCCTACCGAAAGAGAGCATGTCATTTTCACAGCTGAGTTCTATAGGGATAGGCGCAGAGTTTCTATGTGGGATGCATTTATTAGGAATTTATATCTGGATTATTCACCAACATTCCAGGAGGTTATGGAACTCATTCATACCTTCCTTAAACCGATCTATGATCATGTGCTGGATGAAAACGAGTATTTTGGCGACTGGGATCGTCAATCATTGAGTTGGAACAGTAGTCAGACCGCTGCCCTCTAA